The Pseudanabaena galeata CCNP1313 genome includes a region encoding these proteins:
- a CDS encoding RNA recognition motif domain-containing protein, which translates to MSIYVGNLSYEVTQDHLKPVFEDYGKVTRVHFPTDRETGRARGFAFVEMSADAEEDAAITALDGAEWMGRVLKVNKAKPRENNDSFGGGNRGGGGGRGGYNKSGGGGGRY; encoded by the coding sequence ATGTCTATTTACGTCGGTAACTTGTCCTATGAAGTTACTCAAGACCACTTAAAGCCTGTGTTTGAAGACTACGGCAAGGTCACTCGTGTTCATTTCCCTACCGATCGCGAAACTGGTCGCGCCCGTGGCTTTGCATTCGTAGAAATGAGTGCGGATGCTGAAGAAGATGCCGCCATCACTGCACTTGACGGTGCTGAGTGGATGGGTCGTGTACTCAAAGTTAACAAGGCTAAGCCTCGCGAGAATAATGACTCGTTTGGCGGTGGTAACAGAGGCGGCGGCGGTGGTCGCGGCGGCTATAACAAGTCTGGCGGCGGCGGTGGTCGCTACTAA
- a CDS encoding Uma2 family endonuclease yields MTSVVIENSQEKSIHSSESIPQLTLEQFLSLPENDESYELLDGEAIKKMSPKFFHSRLTSAFWSELSGWSHGIGQVSIEWSVILKRRGKDWVPVPDLLYVSYDRLAADWREDTPCPVLPELVIEIVSPDQTFNQLAQKATDYLSAGVERVWVVYPPMRSITVFFDDRPPETYRGDRLLTDELFPNLAVTSEQFFIKAGI; encoded by the coding sequence ATGACTAGTGTTGTTATAGAAAATTCTCAAGAAAAATCCATTCATAGCTCAGAGTCAATTCCTCAACTGACCCTAGAGCAATTTTTGAGCTTACCTGAAAACGATGAAAGTTACGAACTACTTGATGGAGAAGCAATTAAAAAAATGTCACCGAAATTTTTTCACTCCCGATTAACAAGTGCTTTTTGGTCTGAGTTATCAGGTTGGTCTCATGGGATTGGACAAGTATCGATTGAATGGTCAGTAATTCTAAAACGACGAGGTAAAGATTGGGTTCCTGTGCCTGATTTGCTATATGTATCTTATGATCGCCTTGCCGCAGATTGGCGTGAGGATACGCCATGTCCCGTATTGCCAGAGTTAGTGATTGAGATTGTATCGCCCGATCAAACTTTTAATCAGTTAGCACAGAAAGCGACGGATTATCTCAGTGCAGGAGTGGAAAGAGTATGGGTGGTATATCCACCAATGCGGAGTATTACAGTGTTTTTTGACGATCGCCCCCCTGAGACTTATCGAGGCGATCGCTTGTTAACGGATGAGTTGTTTCCTAATTTAGCAGTCACATCAGAGCAGTTCTTTATTAAAGCGGGTATTTAG
- a CDS encoding helicase HerA domain-containing protein translates to MDLQPLGIVVQGSLSDGLEVRLNGEISVEDMRVGKFLVVHGRHTRFFCILTDVTLGTASPRILMNPPDPENTFLTEILAGTGTFGTINLTPMLMFVPANPFDLIAQRSANPNSDRVKKTKRKKSPVYETVEEISDFQLLPVKTIPSHFSQVFDATERDFRIVFGWEDDPHKRNFAIGQPIDMPVAICLDLDRFVERSNGVFGKSGTGKSFLTRLLLSGIIRKQAAVNLIFDMHSEYGWEAATEGKRFSTVKGLRQLFPAQVQIYTLDPDSTKRRGVRDAQELYISYDQIDVEDLMLIRDELNLSEASLENAIILRNEFGKNWISRLLAMTNSEIQEFCEQKMGSKSSIMALQRKLTRLDDLKYLRPTCPENYIKRILDAIAAGKHIVIEFGSQSNLLSYMLATNIITRRIHHSYVQQAERFLQTKNISDRPQQLTITIEEAHRFLAPNTARQTIFGTIAREMRKYFVTLLIVDQRPSGIDNEVMSQIGTRITALLNDEKDIDAIFTGVAGSGNLRTILSKLDSKQQALVLGHAVPMPVVVQTRPYDETFYREIGEVPWEEISTPEVLRVAEVAKADLGF, encoded by the coding sequence ATGGATTTGCAACCATTAGGGATTGTTGTTCAGGGTTCTTTAAGCGACGGTTTAGAAGTTCGGCTCAATGGCGAGATTTCCGTCGAAGATATGCGCGTCGGCAAGTTTCTAGTGGTACATGGTCGGCATACTCGCTTTTTTTGTATCCTCACTGATGTCACCCTTGGTACAGCTAGCCCTCGCATTCTCATGAATCCGCCCGATCCTGAGAATACTTTCTTAACCGAAATTTTGGCAGGAACGGGGACTTTTGGCACGATCAATTTAACGCCGATGTTGATGTTTGTGCCTGCAAATCCTTTTGATCTGATCGCTCAACGCTCTGCTAATCCGAATAGCGATCGCGTCAAAAAGACTAAACGCAAGAAATCCCCTGTTTATGAAACGGTAGAAGAAATTAGTGACTTTCAACTATTGCCAGTAAAGACGATCCCCAGTCATTTCTCGCAAGTGTTTGATGCGACTGAGCGTGATTTTCGGATTGTGTTTGGTTGGGAAGATGATCCCCATAAACGGAACTTTGCGATCGGGCAGCCGATTGATATGCCTGTAGCAATTTGTCTTGACCTCGATCGCTTTGTGGAGCGAAGTAATGGCGTATTTGGAAAATCGGGTACTGGTAAATCTTTTTTGACGCGCCTATTACTATCGGGGATTATCCGTAAGCAAGCAGCCGTAAATTTAATTTTTGATATGCATTCAGAATATGGCTGGGAAGCAGCGACTGAAGGTAAAAGATTTAGTACAGTTAAGGGTTTACGGCAATTATTTCCTGCACAAGTGCAGATTTATACGCTCGATCCTGACTCGACGAAGCGGCGGGGAGTGCGCGATGCACAGGAACTTTACATTAGTTATGACCAGATCGATGTTGAAGATTTGATGCTAATTCGGGATGAATTAAATCTCTCGGAAGCCAGTTTGGAAAATGCAATTATTCTACGGAATGAATTTGGAAAGAATTGGATTTCGCGATTGCTAGCAATGACTAATTCCGAAATTCAAGAATTTTGCGAACAGAAGATGGGCAGTAAATCTTCAATTATGGCGCTCCAGCGCAAACTCACCCGCCTTGATGATCTCAAATATTTACGCCCAACTTGTCCCGAAAATTATATTAAGCGGATTCTTGATGCGATCGCGGCAGGAAAACACATCGTGATTGAGTTCGGTTCGCAGTCAAATCTGCTTTCCTATATGTTGGCGACAAATATCATTACGCGGCGGATTCATCATTCCTATGTGCAGCAAGCTGAGCGATTTTTGCAGACCAAAAATATTAGCGATCGCCCTCAGCAGTTAACGATCACCATTGAAGAAGCCCATCGATTTCTGGCTCCGAATACGGCTAGACAAACTATTTTTGGGACGATCGCTCGCGAGATGCGGAAGTATTTTGTGACTTTGCTCATCGTCGATCAGCGTCCATCGGGAATTGATAATGAAGTGATGTCACAAATTGGAACGAGAATTACGGCGTTACTCAATGATGAGAAGGATATTGACGCAATTTTTACGGGTGTAGCTGGTAGTGGCAATTTGCGAACAATTTTATCGAAGTTAGATTCTAAGCAACAAGCCCTCGTTTTAGGTCATGCTGTCCCAATGCCTGTAGTCGTCCAAACTCGTCCCTACGATGAAACTTTCTATCGAGAGATCGGCGAAGTGCCTTGGGAAGAAATCTCGACACCAGAAGTCTTACGAGTTGCCGAAGTTGCCAAAGCAGATTTAGGATTTTAA
- a CDS encoding F0F1 ATP synthase subunit gamma — translation MANLKSIRDRIGTVKNTRKITEAMRLVAAAKVRRAQQQVLATRPFADRLAQVLYRLQQRISFEDVSLPLLEKRPVKTVGLLVISGDRGLCGGYNSTIIRRAEARAKELKEQGINYTFILVGRKAAQYFARRDQPIAAKFTNLNQIPNAAEANAIEDEITSAFLAGVIDRVELIYTRFVSLISSRPVVQTLLPLEPQGLEPQDDEIFRLITRGGKFQVEREKREITVKELPKELLFEQNPEQILDALLPLYLSNQILRALQESVASELAARMTAMNNASENAGDLIKALTLQYNKARQAAITQEILEVVGGAAALT, via the coding sequence ATGGCTAACCTCAAATCCATCCGCGATCGCATCGGCACTGTTAAGAATACTCGCAAGATAACTGAAGCAATGCGTCTTGTCGCAGCCGCAAAGGTCAGACGCGCTCAGCAGCAAGTTCTTGCCACTCGTCCTTTTGCCGATCGCCTCGCTCAAGTCCTATATCGTCTCCAGCAGCGCATCTCCTTTGAGGATGTCAGTCTGCCTTTACTCGAAAAACGTCCTGTCAAAACCGTTGGTCTTCTGGTAATTTCAGGCGATCGCGGGCTTTGTGGTGGCTATAACTCAACCATTATTCGTCGTGCTGAAGCCCGTGCTAAGGAACTAAAGGAACAAGGTATTAATTACACCTTTATTTTAGTCGGTCGTAAGGCGGCGCAATACTTTGCCCGTCGCGATCAACCGATCGCCGCTAAGTTCACCAACTTAAATCAAATTCCTAATGCTGCCGAAGCTAATGCGATCGAAGATGAAATCACCTCAGCATTTTTGGCTGGTGTAATTGATCGCGTTGAGTTGATCTACACCCGATTTGTATCTTTGATTAGCTCTCGTCCTGTAGTCCAAACGCTCTTGCCCCTTGAGCCACAAGGACTAGAGCCTCAAGATGACGAAATTTTCCGCCTGATTACTCGTGGTGGGAAGTTCCAAGTCGAGCGCGAAAAGCGGGAAATCACTGTTAAGGAATTGCCTAAAGAATTACTTTTTGAGCAAAATCCTGAACAAATTCTCGATGCGTTATTACCGCTCTACCTCAGCAACCAAATTCTTCGCGCCTTGCAAGAGTCCGTAGCTAGCGAACTCGCCGCACGGATGACCGCAATGAACAATGCTAGTGAAAATGCTGGAGACTTGATCAAGGCTCTAACCTTGCAGTACAACAAGGCTCGTCAAGCTGCAATTACTCAAGAAATTCTCGAAGTAGTCGGTGGCGCAGCCGCTCTAACTTAA
- a CDS encoding Uma2 family endonuclease, translating to MTITAVKSTTIEEFLLLPETKPASEFINGQIIQKPMPQGEHSQLQIELCENINQLTKPQKIAKAFPELRCVFGGIAIVPDIAVFRWERIPRLPSGRIANRFETYPDWAIEILSPDQRYKLVLSKLLHCAEYGTEMGWLLDSEDESILVVDRDRRVRELKNSDRLPVIAGIDLELTVAEVFSWLSL from the coding sequence TTGACTATTACAGCAGTTAAATCCACAACAATAGAAGAATTCCTACTGTTACCAGAGACTAAACCTGCCTCCGAGTTTATCAATGGACAAATCATCCAGAAACCAATGCCCCAAGGAGAACATAGTCAACTTCAGATCGAACTCTGCGAAAATATCAATCAACTCACTAAACCTCAAAAAATTGCGAAAGCATTCCCAGAGTTACGCTGTGTATTTGGTGGCATCGCAATTGTGCCAGATATAGCAGTATTTCGTTGGGAGCGCATCCCGCGACTGCCATCAGGTAGAATTGCGAACCGCTTTGAAACTTATCCTGATTGGGCTATTGAAATTCTCTCGCCCGATCAGCGATATAAACTAGTCTTATCCAAATTATTACACTGTGCTGAATATGGTACTGAGATGGGGTGGTTATTGGATTCAGAAGACGAGAGTATTTTAGTAGTCGATCGCGATCGCCGTGTTAGAGAGTTAAAAAATAGCGATCGCTTACCAGTGATCGCAGGAATTGATTTAGAACTAACTGTTGCCGAAGTCTTTAGTTGGCTGAGTTTGTAG
- the priA gene encoding primosomal protein N', producing MELFDLKDITSDRYVNVIVDCIGIDDLLTYRIPDDLDIQVGDILSVPLGTRHVGAIALQISDTSQIADAETEIKSVSAVVSSGIFPKTYWEMLIRTAEYYRTPVMQTVKTALPPKLLDQSHYRIKVKQSLTPQPPLPEGEGEQDSFSPLPLGVSKQDSFPPLPLGVSKQDSFPPLPLGVSKQDSFSPLPLGVSKQDSFSPLPLGVSKQDSFSPLPLGEGLGVRAISKAAQMVWDFLQEHKHNPKGISRRYIQQKLGRYTSSGLKELQKLEWIDTVLELPNRPQPKYEDLVILLKVPDSEVTIRQAEILTILQHQGGECLKTQLIKLAKTSVSVLQTLTNKGYLAISKQESLRLGGKSHTVKRDRPKDLTPDQDAALQQILQAIADQTAPHFLLHGVTGSGKTEVYLQAIAAVLAAGKSALVLVPEIGLTPQLTDRFRARFGDAKVNVYHSQLSEGERFDTWRLMLTGEAQIVIGTRSAVFAPLSNLGLIVMDEEHDNSFKQDQPQPCYHARTIAEWRSQLEQIPLVLGSATPSAEVIYAHQEGKSIYLELPHRIGNKDMPPIEIVDMRDEFKAGNYSILSRKLQGAIAEMLEAKQQGILFIHRRGYSTFVSCRSCGYVAECPNCDVSLSYHDPISPTAHQPKSAHLRCHYCNYTLIQPKSCPECGSPYFKHFGSGTQKVEQELAKLFPNIRLIRFDSDTTRNKDQHRLLIEQFRSGEADLLVGTQMLTKGLDIPQVTLVGVVSADGLLNFSDYRAGERAAQTLLQVAGRAGRGDEDGKVIMQTYTPEHPAIQAVQTYQLEAFMQTELEMREALRYPPMGQMVLIHLSSESDTTVEKAANQLADYLRQLENDWDILGATPATIAKVANRYRWQILLKFAPEVLPNVPSLEELRMLVNSKAVRVAIDVDPLTIL from the coding sequence ATGGAACTATTTGATTTAAAAGATATTACTAGCGATCGCTATGTCAACGTTATTGTTGATTGCATTGGTATTGATGATTTGCTGACCTATCGTATTCCTGATGATCTCGACATTCAAGTTGGTGATATTCTCAGTGTTCCATTAGGTACTCGTCATGTGGGGGCGATCGCTTTACAAATTTCTGATACTTCCCAAATTGCAGATGCCGAAACAGAAATTAAATCAGTTAGTGCTGTAGTTAGTTCAGGCATTTTCCCAAAGACTTATTGGGAGATGCTGATTCGCACAGCAGAGTATTATCGTACACCCGTGATGCAGACGGTAAAAACTGCTCTGCCGCCTAAGTTACTGGATCAGTCTCATTATCGAATTAAAGTAAAGCAGTCCCTCACCCCCCAGCCCCCTCTCCCAGAGGGAGAGGGGGAGCAAGATTCTTTTTCCCCTCTCCCTTTGGGAGTGAGTAAGCAGGATTCTTTTCCCCCTCTCCCTCTGGGAGTGAGTAAGCAAGATTCTTTTCCCCCTCTCCCTCTGGGAGTGAGTAAGCAAGATTCTTTTTCCCCTCTCCCTCTGGGAGTGAGTAAGCAAGATTCTTTTTCCCCTCTCCCTCTGGGAGTGAGTAAGCAAGATTCTTTTTCCCCTCTCCCTCTGGGAGAGGGGCTAGGGGTGAGGGCAATCTCTAAAGCCGCACAAATGGTTTGGGATTTTTTACAAGAGCATAAGCATAATCCTAAAGGAATTAGTCGTCGTTATATTCAGCAAAAGCTTGGTAGATATACTAGTTCAGGCTTAAAGGAACTGCAAAAACTAGAATGGATTGATACGGTTTTAGAACTGCCAAATCGACCGCAACCTAAATATGAAGATCTAGTTATTTTACTTAAAGTCCCTGATAGTGAAGTCACCATAAGACAAGCAGAGATTCTTACGATTTTGCAGCATCAGGGTGGGGAATGCTTAAAAACACAATTAATTAAGCTTGCCAAGACATCAGTCTCGGTTTTGCAAACACTTACGAATAAAGGATATCTTGCCATATCCAAACAAGAATCTCTACGGTTAGGCGGAAAAAGTCATACAGTCAAACGCGATCGCCCCAAAGATCTCACACCCGATCAAGATGCTGCTTTACAGCAAATTTTGCAGGCGATCGCTGACCAAACTGCACCGCATTTCCTCCTACATGGGGTCACAGGCTCAGGCAAAACAGAAGTATATCTGCAAGCGATCGCTGCTGTACTCGCAGCAGGAAAATCAGCGCTAGTTCTGGTTCCTGAAATTGGCTTAACCCCACAACTTACCGATCGCTTTCGAGCAAGATTTGGGGATGCGAAGGTGAATGTTTATCACAGTCAGTTATCAGAGGGCGAGCGCTTTGATACATGGCGATTGATGCTCACAGGTGAAGCGCAAATTGTAATCGGTACGCGATCGGCAGTATTTGCGCCGCTTTCTAATTTGGGTTTAATTGTGATGGACGAGGAGCATGACAATAGCTTCAAGCAAGATCAACCCCAACCCTGTTATCATGCGCGGACGATCGCCGAATGGCGATCTCAGTTAGAGCAGATTCCCCTTGTGCTTGGTTCCGCAACTCCTTCAGCAGAAGTAATCTATGCTCATCAAGAAGGGAAATCTATTTATCTAGAACTTCCGCATCGCATTGGCAATAAGGATATGCCACCAATTGAAATTGTCGATATGCGCGATGAATTTAAAGCTGGTAATTACTCGATTTTGAGTCGCAAGTTGCAAGGTGCGATCGCCGAAATGCTCGAAGCAAAGCAGCAAGGAATTCTCTTCATCCATCGACGTGGCTACAGTACCTTTGTCTCCTGTCGCTCCTGTGGCTATGTTGCCGAATGCCCAAACTGTGATGTTTCTCTTTCCTATCACGATCCGATTTCACCTACCGCTCATCAACCAAAATCCGCACATTTACGATGCCATTATTGTAACTACACGTTAATTCAGCCCAAATCTTGTCCAGAGTGCGGCTCACCTTATTTTAAGCATTTTGGAAGTGGCACTCAAAAAGTGGAACAGGAACTCGCAAAGCTATTCCCAAATATCCGCTTGATTCGCTTTGATAGTGATACCACTCGCAATAAGGATCAACATCGCCTATTAATTGAGCAGTTCCGTTCGGGAGAAGCAGACTTATTAGTGGGGACACAGATGTTAACCAAGGGTTTAGATATTCCGCAAGTGACCTTAGTGGGCGTAGTTTCAGCGGATGGATTATTAAACTTTTCAGACTATCGCGCAGGGGAGAGAGCGGCGCAAACTTTGCTACAGGTAGCGGGTCGGGCTGGTCGGGGCGATGAAGATGGCAAGGTAATCATGCAAACCTATACCCCAGAACATCCTGCCATCCAAGCGGTACAGACCTATCAACTGGAAGCATTTATGCAGACTGAGTTAGAAATGCGTGAAGCCCTGCGTTATCCACCGATGGGACAGATGGTATTAATTCACCTCAGCAGTGAGAGTGACACCACTGTTGAGAAAGCAGCGAATCAATTAGCAGATTATTTACGCCAATTAGAAAATGATTGGGATATTTTAGGGGC